A genome region from Akkermansiaceae bacterium includes the following:
- a CDS encoding prepilin-type N-terminal cleavage/methylation domain-containing protein — protein sequence MEPTHCPSRKKRAFTLVELLIVIAILLVLALLATVGLRRFAENGKKVQALAQFRDFGIAMAMFEGDYRKPPIPSSKRDTGWDTIYGDPGGNYTNQFLISALAGDDKDYPYGGENFSSKEVNPRNESYINFPFAPNNKLGVGKDGKLYDPWGREVMVAINGFKSNNPDDQLVDFNNGRNDRRLHTWGLAEYKETKPREQSYVFWSYGKDGKKGNASNGNQTVVPLAGSDDVISW from the coding sequence ATGGAACCGACCCATTGCCCATCGCGAAAAAAACGCGCCTTCACTCTCGTGGAGTTGCTGATCGTGATCGCGATCCTTCTTGTGCTCGCGCTGCTCGCAACGGTGGGTTTGAGGCGCTTCGCCGAGAATGGGAAAAAAGTCCAGGCCCTGGCACAGTTCCGTGATTTCGGGATCGCGATGGCGATGTTTGAGGGGGATTACAGGAAGCCTCCCATCCCAAGCAGTAAGCGGGACACCGGATGGGACACGATCTACGGTGATCCAGGCGGCAACTACACGAACCAGTTCCTGATTTCCGCACTCGCGGGCGATGACAAGGACTACCCCTATGGCGGTGAGAATTTCTCTTCCAAGGAGGTGAACCCGCGCAACGAATCCTACATCAATTTCCCATTCGCCCCGAACAACAAGCTGGGTGTTGGCAAGGATGGAAAACTCTACGATCCATGGGGGCGCGAGGTCATGGTGGCGATCAACGGCTTCAAGTCGAACAATCCGGACGACCAGCTCGTCGATTTCAACAACGGTCGGAACGACCGCAGGCTGCATACCTGGGGGCTTGCCGAATACAAGGAGACGAAGCCGAGGGAGCAGTCCTACGTCTTCTGGTCCTACGGCAAGGATGGGAAGAAGGGGAATGCATCCAATGGCAACCAGACGGTCGTGCCCCTTGCAGGGTCTGACGATGTGATTTCCTGGTGA
- a CDS encoding PEP-CTERM sorting domain-containing protein (PEP-CTERM proteins occur, often in large numbers, in the proteomes of bacteria that also encode an exosortase, a predicted intramembrane cysteine proteinase. The presence of a PEP-CTERM domain at a protein's C-terminus predicts cleavage within the sorting domain, followed by covalent anchoring to some some component of the (usually Gram-negative) cell surface. Many PEP-CTERM proteins exhibit an unusual sequence composition that includes large numbers of potential glycosylation sites. Expression of one such protein has been shown restore the ability of a bacterium to form floc, a type of biofilm.): protein MKLTNLVVVLALISSGASHAASGIFESYGILKINASTDTYYDMQATTGNPDLNGASLGTFDLTQIVSLTLRGGEVKTFKNGISDVFSAALSYRVVKDGDTPGSFASINLPFDSNIGGGGDQKWDETAATVDLLSGLGNGNYTLEVFASANSSDGTHFSNNGGNNYKATFTVVPEPSSALLGLLGAGLLLRRRRA, encoded by the coding sequence ATGAAACTGACAAATCTCGTTGTGGTCTTGGCCCTCATCTCCAGCGGCGCATCCCATGCTGCCTCCGGAATCTTCGAGTCATACGGCATCCTGAAGATCAATGCATCGACGGACACCTATTACGACATGCAGGCCACGACGGGCAATCCTGACCTTAACGGGGCAAGCCTCGGGACATTCGATCTGACACAGATTGTGTCCCTGACTTTGAGGGGTGGCGAGGTCAAGACATTCAAAAACGGGATCAGCGATGTCTTCAGCGCGGCGCTCAGCTACAGGGTCGTAAAGGACGGCGACACTCCCGGCTCGTTTGCCTCGATCAATTTACCGTTCGATTCCAACATCGGCGGAGGAGGGGACCAGAAATGGGATGAAACCGCAGCCACCGTGGATCTCCTCTCCGGCCTCGGCAACGGGAACTATACACTGGAGGTTTTCGCTTCGGCGAACTCTTCCGACGGAACGCACTTTTCCAACAATGGCGGCAACAACTACAAGGCAACCTTCACCGTGGTGCCAGAGCCAAGCAGCGCGCTGCTTGGTCTCCTCGGTGCAGGACTTCTCCTCCGCCGCCGCCGCGCCTGA
- a CDS encoding alpha-amylase: MILRSIILALAMASVCAAETPRPVIYQLMVRTFGNINETRKTNGTMEENGCGKFAHITPAALASLKQLGITHIWLTGVLEQASGTAYPGRPADDPDILKGIAGSPYAIKDYFDVCPDYAMNPEKRLDEFKALLGRCREAGFKVIIDFVPNHVARSYESDVRPDLSFGKDDDKSAFFSRDNHFFYLQPDHPGGGAPLKLPATGEGCDGKFPPETDFGRVTGNNVVSWAPAISDWYETVKLNYGHDFTSGRDTSQLAATDAVPKTWGTMDEILGYWQEMGVDGFRVDMAHMVPMEFWRWSVKRSRERDPQVFFCAEAYDNDPAKLTEGHVLDELLKAGFDAVYDDPSYDILEAIHESDKWANDLDPLTFTGDRFHQSLRYAENHDEVRLANPARWGGLGMKVGKPVSAILFSMGRGPIMIYNGQEVGEPALGEEGFGGDDARTSIFDYWSMPEFCKWLNGGKFDGGRLSDEQKALREWYGKLIGITRNPAFAKGGFYGLNHANKDNPDFGRVGGETASGHWLYAFLRRDAESGQTFLVVANLHGTETLRGVKITIPEDARTFLGHSGDEPLAFTDRLDSEWSGSIVGEGLALPDLAPCSALLLEIKR, encoded by the coding sequence ATGATCCTGCGAAGCATCATCCTTGCCCTTGCGATGGCGTCCGTGTGCGCCGCCGAAACCCCGCGCCCCGTGATCTACCAGCTCATGGTGCGCACCTTCGGGAATATCAACGAGACCCGCAAGACCAACGGGACCATGGAGGAAAACGGCTGCGGGAAATTCGCCCACATCACCCCGGCGGCGCTCGCCTCGCTCAAACAGCTCGGCATCACCCACATCTGGCTCACCGGAGTGCTCGAACAGGCCAGCGGCACCGCGTATCCAGGCCGCCCGGCGGACGATCCGGACATCCTGAAAGGCATCGCCGGAAGCCCCTACGCGATCAAGGACTACTTCGATGTCTGCCCTGACTACGCGATGAATCCGGAAAAACGCCTCGATGAATTCAAGGCGCTGCTAGGCCGCTGCCGGGAGGCGGGCTTCAAGGTCATCATCGACTTCGTTCCGAACCACGTCGCCCGATCCTACGAGTCCGATGTCCGCCCCGACCTCTCCTTCGGCAAGGACGACGACAAGTCCGCCTTTTTCTCCCGCGACAACCATTTCTTCTACCTCCAGCCCGACCATCCCGGCGGCGGCGCACCGCTCAAGCTCCCCGCCACCGGCGAGGGTTGCGACGGGAAATTCCCGCCGGAAACCGACTTCGGCAGGGTGACCGGGAACAACGTGGTTTCCTGGGCGCCTGCCATCAGCGATTGGTATGAGACGGTGAAGCTCAACTACGGCCATGACTTCACCTCCGGCCGCGACACCTCGCAGCTTGCGGCAACCGATGCCGTCCCGAAAACCTGGGGCACGATGGATGAAATCCTCGGCTACTGGCAGGAAATGGGCGTCGATGGTTTCCGCGTGGACATGGCCCACATGGTGCCGATGGAATTCTGGCGCTGGTCCGTGAAACGCAGCCGCGAGCGCGATCCGCAGGTGTTCTTCTGCGCCGAGGCCTACGACAACGACCCCGCGAAACTCACCGAGGGCCACGTCCTCGACGAACTCCTCAAGGCCGGTTTCGACGCGGTCTATGACGATCCCTCCTACGACATCCTCGAGGCCATCCACGAATCCGACAAATGGGCCAACGACCTCGATCCGCTGACCTTCACCGGAGACCGTTTCCACCAATCCCTCCGCTACGCGGAGAACCACGACGAGGTCCGCCTCGCCAACCCCGCCCGCTGGGGTGGCCTCGGCATGAAGGTCGGCAAGCCCGTCTCGGCCATTCTCTTCTCCATGGGCCGCGGGCCGATCATGATCTACAACGGGCAGGAAGTCGGCGAGCCCGCCCTCGGCGAGGAAGGCTTCGGCGGCGACGACGCCCGCACCTCCATTTTCGATTACTGGTCCATGCCGGAATTCTGCAAGTGGTTGAACGGCGGGAAATTCGACGGCGGCCGCCTGAGCGACGAACAGAAAGCATTGCGGGAGTGGTATGGAAAGCTCATCGGCATCACGCGGAACCCAGCCTTTGCGAAAGGCGGGTTCTACGGGCTCAACCACGCCAACAAGGACAATCCGGATTTCGGCCGCGTCGGCGGCGAAACAGCTTCCGGCCATTGGCTCTATGCGTTCCTGCGCCGCGATGCGGAAAGCGGACAGACGTTTCTGGTCGTCGCCAATCTCCACGGCACGGAAACCCTCCGCGGGGTGAAAATCACAATCCCGGAGGATGCCCGGACTTTCCTGGGTCACAGCGGCGACGAACCCTTGGCATTCACCGACCGCCTCGATTCCGAATGGTCCGGCTCCATTGTTGGCGAAGGCCTCGCCCTACCCGATCTCGCCCCTTGCTCCGCGCTACTGCTCGAGATCAAGCGGTAG
- a CDS encoding Gfo/Idh/MocA family oxidoreductase: MKFHDTAMTQHLPTSSRRSFLKGFTATTAAGIAMPNLLLRAQDTPAGKKLGIGCIGVGGKGFSDMESASWQNEIVAICDVDSNNLAAAAKKFPNAKQYRDFREMLEKEKGIDGVTISTPDHSHYPAAMHAISLGKHICVQKPLVNTLWEARELHKAATKKGIITQMGNQGHTYEQNRQLKEWLDAGVIGKISEIHVWTNRPIWPQGHAADPKPAQAVPATLDWQLWLAQAPDAEYRPKIHPFDWRGLFEYGAGALGDMGCHNLDPIVWAIGLGVPDRIEATADGLTDIAWPRGAKVGYIWENVPGHGKITLYWYEGKNTDGSDCLPPVPKDLNKPMGGTGFYLVGADGILCNEGSQAQKFTILPEARSQEFLASPPAKTLDRSPTPGDSQKEWSLAVKQGKHFPFMSQFDYAVPLTELCLLGALAIRTGTPIQWDQEKYLAIGNDAANKLIKRAQYRDGWEYTADKV, encoded by the coding sequence GTGAAATTTCACGATACCGCCATGACCCAGCACCTCCCCACCAGCAGCCGCCGCTCATTCCTCAAGGGCTTCACCGCCACCACCGCAGCAGGCATCGCCATGCCGAACCTCCTGCTCCGCGCCCAGGATACCCCTGCCGGGAAAAAACTCGGCATCGGCTGCATCGGCGTGGGCGGGAAAGGCTTTTCCGATATGGAGAGCGCATCCTGGCAGAATGAGATCGTCGCGATCTGCGATGTTGATTCCAACAACCTCGCCGCCGCCGCGAAGAAATTCCCCAACGCAAAGCAATACCGGGACTTCCGCGAAATGTTGGAAAAGGAAAAGGGCATCGATGGCGTGACCATCTCCACCCCGGATCACTCCCACTACCCGGCCGCCATGCACGCCATTTCCCTAGGCAAGCACATCTGCGTCCAGAAACCCCTCGTCAACACTCTCTGGGAAGCCCGCGAGCTCCACAAGGCCGCCACCAAAAAAGGCATCATTACCCAGATGGGAAACCAAGGCCACACCTACGAGCAAAACCGCCAGCTCAAGGAATGGCTCGATGCCGGCGTCATCGGAAAAATCAGCGAGATCCACGTATGGACCAACCGCCCCATCTGGCCACAGGGCCACGCCGCCGATCCAAAACCCGCACAAGCCGTCCCCGCCACCCTCGATTGGCAGCTCTGGCTCGCCCAGGCACCCGATGCGGAATACCGCCCCAAGATCCACCCCTTCGACTGGCGCGGCCTCTTCGAATACGGAGCCGGCGCACTCGGGGACATGGGCTGCCACAACCTCGACCCCATCGTCTGGGCTATCGGCCTCGGCGTCCCGGATCGCATCGAGGCCACTGCAGACGGCCTCACAGACATCGCCTGGCCGCGCGGCGCAAAGGTCGGATACATTTGGGAAAACGTCCCCGGCCACGGCAAGATCACCCTCTACTGGTATGAGGGAAAAAACACCGACGGTTCCGATTGCCTCCCACCCGTCCCCAAGGATCTCAACAAGCCCATGGGCGGCACCGGCTTCTACCTCGTCGGCGCGGACGGCATCCTCTGCAACGAGGGCAGCCAGGCGCAGAAATTCACCATCCTCCCCGAAGCCCGCTCGCAGGAATTCCTCGCCAGCCCGCCCGCGAAAACCCTCGACCGCAGCCCCACTCCCGGCGATTCGCAGAAGGAATGGTCGCTCGCCGTCAAGCAGGGCAAGCATTTCCCCTTCATGTCCCAGTTCGACTACGCCGTGCCGCTCACCGAGCTCTGCCTCCTAGGCGCACTCGCCATCCGAACCGGCACCCCGATTCAGTGGGATCAGGAAAAATACCTGGCCATCGGCAACGACGCCGCCAACAAGCTCATCAAGCGCGCCCAATACCGCGACGGCTGGGAATACACGGCGGATAAGGTATGA
- a CDS encoding SAM-dependent DNA methyltransferase, which translates to MHWTEPATADDSHAALEKKLWDAANMLWAGADLKPSEYSPTVLGLIFLRYADVRFAAVEKDLKPQAGSRRKIGATDYHAAGVIYLPENARFAELLALPEGANTGQSINDAMRAIEKENPDLADVLPKTYHILDSRTLAELLKVMASIPMDKGGDTFGLIYEYFLGKFAMTEGQKGGEFYTPTSIVKLIVEILEPYHGRILDPACGSGGMFIQSARFVEEHRKNPTTDISVHGQERVTDTSRLARLNLAVHGLNGDIKQGNTYYEDLQDSVGRFDFVLANPPFNVSKIDKERLSGDPRYPFGIPRTDNGNYLWIQHFHSALNRTGRAGFVMANSAADARASEQEIREKIIRAGDVDVMVAIGPNFFFTVTLPCTLWFFDKGKSKIHNQQSSIGNRKDTVLFIDARHIYRQLDRAHRDFTPAQLEFLANLVRFHRGEDLEFAHGSEGKWEETFGDAAGYTDVPGLCKAATLAEIEAQGWSLNPGRYVGVAKGEDLSDEDFKEQLEALNEELEVLNTEARELEERIAENVVELLETR; encoded by the coding sequence ATGCATTGGACAGAACCCGCCACCGCCGACGACTCCCACGCCGCCCTGGAGAAAAAGCTCTGGGATGCTGCGAACATGCTCTGGGCTGGGGCGGATCTGAAGCCTTCCGAATACTCGCCGACCGTGCTCGGGCTGATCTTCCTGCGCTATGCGGATGTCCGCTTTGCGGCGGTGGAGAAGGATCTGAAACCGCAGGCGGGATCTCGCAGGAAGATAGGGGCGACGGATTACCATGCCGCCGGGGTCATCTACCTGCCGGAAAACGCCCGTTTCGCGGAGCTGCTGGCCTTGCCGGAAGGCGCGAACACCGGGCAGTCCATCAATGACGCCATGCGCGCCATCGAGAAGGAGAACCCGGATCTCGCCGATGTGCTGCCCAAGACCTACCACATCCTCGACAGCCGCACGCTCGCGGAGCTGCTGAAGGTCATGGCCTCCATCCCCATGGACAAGGGCGGCGATACCTTCGGCCTGATCTACGAATACTTCCTCGGGAAATTCGCCATGACGGAGGGACAGAAGGGCGGGGAGTTCTACACGCCCACCTCCATCGTCAAGCTCATCGTGGAGATCCTGGAGCCTTACCACGGGCGCATCCTGGATCCCGCCTGCGGCTCCGGCGGCATGTTCATCCAGTCCGCCCGCTTTGTGGAGGAACATAGGAAAAACCCCACCACGGACATTTCCGTCCACGGCCAGGAGCGGGTCACGGATACCTCGCGGCTCGCGCGGCTGAACCTCGCCGTCCACGGGCTGAACGGGGACATCAAGCAGGGGAACACCTACTACGAGGATCTCCAGGACTCCGTCGGCCGCTTCGATTTCGTGCTGGCGAACCCTCCGTTCAACGTCAGCAAGATCGACAAGGAAAGGCTCTCCGGCGATCCGCGCTACCCCTTCGGTATCCCGCGCACGGACAACGGGAACTACCTCTGGATCCAGCACTTCCACTCCGCGCTGAACCGCACGGGACGCGCCGGATTCGTCATGGCAAACTCCGCCGCCGATGCCCGCGCCTCCGAGCAGGAGATCCGGGAAAAGATCATCCGCGCCGGGGATGTGGATGTCATGGTCGCCATCGGGCCGAACTTCTTCTTCACCGTCACCCTGCCCTGCACCCTCTGGTTCTTCGACAAAGGCAAATCAAAAATCCACAATCAACAATCATCAATCGGCAATCGAAAGGACACCGTCCTCTTCATCGACGCCCGCCACATCTACCGCCAGCTCGACCGCGCCCACCGCGATTTCACCCCCGCCCAGCTCGAGTTCCTCGCTAACCTCGTCCGCTTCCATCGCGGCGAGGATCTGGAGTTCGCCCACGGCTCCGAGGGGAAATGGGAGGAAACCTTCGGCGATGCAGCGGGCTACACCGATGTCCCGGGGCTATGCAAAGCGGCGACCCTCGCCGAAATCGAAGCCCAGGGCTGGTCGCTCAACCCCGGCCGCTACGTCGGCGTCGCCAAGGGCGAGGATCTCAGCGATGAGGATTTCAAGGAACAACTCGAAGCGCTGAACGAGGAGCTTGAAGTGCTGAATACCGAGGCGCGGGAGCTTGAGGAGAGGATTGCGGAAAACGTCGTGGAACTGTTGGAAACAAGATAA
- a CDS encoding restriction endonuclease subunit S encodes MKLTNQPAKSTRLDELGFVSRGRSRHRPRNDASLYGGEYPFFQTGDIKAANLYLTEYSQTYSEAGLAQSKMWDKGTLCITIAANIAETAILGISGCFPDSVVGFVPDPDKADVKFIKYYIDILKLGMQSISRGTTQDNMSVEKLMSFDFNVPDLPTQRKIAGILSAYDDLIENNLRRIKILEQMAQSLYREWFVHFRFPGHESATFKDSELGRIPEGWEVKKLGQVAKIVMGLSPKGDTYNDQGDGMPLVNGPVEFSERFTKRIKWTTSPTKTCKAGDLVVCVRGSTTGKNVKSDGEYCLGRGVCSISSEHQGFVDQMFANELPTLLGMTSGSTFPSWTGPVLQSHPVILPPKTLVAEFDRIARPMSDEIQKLACKNDNLRRTRDLLLPKLLNGISES; translated from the coding sequence ATGAAGCTCACCAATCAGCCAGCGAAATCGACACGCCTCGATGAACTCGGGTTCGTGAGTCGGGGGCGTTCGCGCCATCGGCCTCGAAATGACGCGTCGCTTTATGGGGGCGAGTATCCGTTCTTCCAAACCGGCGACATTAAGGCCGCGAACCTTTATCTGACAGAATACTCACAGACCTACAGTGAAGCGGGCTTGGCTCAAAGCAAGATGTGGGACAAGGGGACACTTTGCATTACGATCGCGGCAAATATCGCAGAGACGGCAATACTCGGTATTTCGGGCTGTTTTCCGGATAGCGTTGTTGGTTTCGTTCCCGATCCAGACAAGGCGGACGTGAAGTTCATTAAATACTACATCGATATCCTGAAGTTGGGAATGCAGAGCATTTCTCGCGGCACGACTCAGGACAACATGAGTGTAGAGAAATTAATGTCGTTTGATTTCAACGTCCCTGATCTCCCCACCCAACGCAAGATCGCGGGCATCCTCTCGGCCTACGACGACTTGATCGAGAACAACCTGCGCCGCATCAAGATCCTGGAGCAGATGGCGCAATCCCTCTACCGCGAGTGGTTCGTCCACTTCCGCTTCCCCGGCCACGAATCCGCAACCTTCAAAGACTCCGAACTCGGCCGGATTCCGGAAGGGTGGGAGGTGAAGAAGTTGGGACAAGTCGCAAAAATCGTCATGGGCCTCTCGCCAAAAGGCGACACCTACAACGATCAAGGTGATGGTATGCCACTGGTCAATGGTCCGGTTGAATTTTCAGAGCGATTCACTAAGCGCATCAAGTGGACGACTTCACCCACCAAAACGTGCAAAGCTGGCGATCTGGTAGTTTGCGTACGTGGATCAACGACAGGTAAGAACGTCAAAAGTGACGGCGAGTATTGTCTTGGACGCGGTGTTTGCTCCATCAGTTCTGAACATCAAGGCTTCGTAGATCAAATGTTCGCCAATGAACTGCCGACTCTTCTTGGCATGACCAGCGGATCGACTTTTCCAAGTTGGACCGGTCCCGTTCTACAATCGCATCCCGTGATTTTGCCGCCGAAGACTTTGGTCGCTGAATTTGATCGGATTGCACGACCCATGTCAGACGAGATTCAAAAGCTCGCCTGTAAGAACGATAATCTTCGCCGCACCCGCGACCTTCTGCTGCCGAAGTTGCTGAACGGTATTTCAGAATCCTAA
- a CDS encoding DUF3800 domain-containing protein produces MSEIYNIYCDESCHLENDGQKSMVLGAISCPKDKAREIAVRLRELKQEWGMSRHMEVKWSSVAPAKLDFYRHWLDYFFDDDDLSFRALVIPRKAELEHGKYGQSHDDWYWKMYFDMLKAVLREDRRYRIFLDIKDTLGGKRVAKLHDVLCNNLYDFDREIVSSVQLVHSHEIEQMQLTDLLIGALSYQARGLKTSPAKLELIKRFKERSRLSLERSTLLGAKKVNLLFWQPNFPKD; encoded by the coding sequence ATGAGCGAGATTTACAACATTTACTGTGACGAAAGCTGCCATCTGGAAAACGACGGCCAGAAGAGCATGGTGCTAGGTGCCATTTCGTGCCCCAAGGATAAGGCCCGTGAGATCGCTGTTCGTTTGCGTGAGTTGAAGCAGGAGTGGGGCATGTCACGGCATATGGAGGTAAAGTGGAGCAGTGTGGCTCCGGCAAAGCTGGATTTCTACCGGCACTGGCTGGACTACTTTTTCGATGACGATGATCTGAGCTTCCGGGCGCTGGTGATTCCCCGGAAAGCGGAACTGGAACATGGCAAATACGGTCAAAGCCATGACGACTGGTATTGGAAGATGTATTTCGACATGCTTAAAGCGGTGCTGAGGGAGGACAGGCGCTACCGGATCTTTCTCGACATCAAGGACACGCTTGGCGGGAAAAGGGTGGCCAAGCTGCACGACGTGCTTTGCAACAATCTCTATGATTTTGATCGGGAGATCGTCAGCTCCGTCCAGCTCGTGCATTCCCATGAGATCGAGCAGATGCAGCTTACGGATCTATTGATAGGGGCATTGTCTTATCAGGCGCGGGGGCTCAAAACCAGTCCGGCCAAACTCGAACTGATTAAGCGTTTCAAGGAAAGGAGCAGGCTCTCGCTTGAACGCTCGACACTCCTTGGCGCAAAGAAAGTGAACCTGCTTTTCTGGCAACCCAATTTCCCCAAAGACTGA